A genomic window from Nicotiana sylvestris chromosome 11, ASM39365v2, whole genome shotgun sequence includes:
- the LOC138880910 gene encoding uncharacterized protein has protein sequence MYQQPNNPPPYPSHSPSSSNNETGRIENMFKQMMEKNADSNAQLASHNTSIRNLEVQLGQISQALNTRPKGALLSDTVVNPKGGNNTGHAMAIATRSGKGRDVPASSQRKLVDDEQMVQEDEIPNNVVQANDEVRIDIDDNVDETQEEVNPSKEHIIDIPELVVQKANAPVPRPPPAYPQRLAKQNGENQFKKFIDMMKSLSINVPLVESLEQLPGYAKFMKGLVTKKRLMNCETIKMTHQVSAIVHSIAHKLEDPGTFIIPCTIGSAEFAKSLCDLGASINVIPYSVIKTLGIEQPRLTSMRF, from the coding sequence atgtatcaacaaccgaacaacccgcctccttatccttcccatagtccaagttcttccaacaatgagacGGGAAGAATTGAGAATATGTTCAagcaaatgatggagaagaatgctgACTCCAATGCCCAACTAGCCTCACACAATACTTCAATTCGCAACTTGGAAGTTCAATTAGGGCAAATCTCTCAAGCTCTAaacactcgtcctaagggggcactactaagtgacacggtggtgaacccaaagggtgggaacaacacgGGACATGCCATGGCTATTGCTACAAGGAGTGGAAAAGGTAGGGATGTACCCGCCTCAAGTCAAAGAAAACTTGTGGATGATGAGCAAATGGTACAAGAAGATGAGATCCCGAACAATGTGGTACAAGCAAATGATGaagtgcggattgatattgatgacaaCGTGGATGAAACTCAAGAGGAAGTGAACCCGTCTAAGGAGCACATTATTGACATACCAGAACTAGTAGTGCAAAAGGCAAATGCACCAGTGCCTAGGCCTCCTCCTgcatatcctcaaaggcttgccaagcaaaatggcgagaatcaattcaaaaagttcattgacatgatgaagagtctaTCTATCAATGTTCCATTGGTTGAATCTTTGGAGCAATTGCCCGGTTATGCAAAGTTTATGAAGGGCTTGGTGACAAAGAAGAGATTGatgaattgtgaaactataaagatgactcatcaagtgagtgcaattgtgcattcAATAGCTCATAAATTGGAAGATCCCGGCACTTTCATAATCccttgtaccattggaagtgccgaatTTGCTAAAtctctttgtgatcttggggcaagtatcaatgTGATTCCCTATTCGGTTATCAAAACTTTGGGAATTGAGCAACCAAGACTCACATCTATGAGATTTTAA
- the LOC138880911 gene encoding uncharacterized protein — translation MKLEHKAMWSLKKLNLEWDVAANIRVEQLNELDEFRYHSYTNVSGKLKSKWSGLFDVVKVTPFGALDLKNKNDEIFRVNDHQVNYYLGKVGDGHVVAVIHFK, via the exons ATGAAACttgagcacaaagccatgtggtctttaaagaagttgaatcttgagtgggatgtcgccGCCAACATAAGGGTGGAACAATTGAATGAGTTGGATGAGTTCCGGTACCATTCATACACAa ATGTTTCGGGAAAGTtgaagtctaaatggagtggccTGTTTGATGTTGTGAAAGTGACACCCtttggtgcattggacttgaagaataaaaatgatgaGATATTTAGAGTCAACGATCACCAAGTAAATTATTATCTGGGAAAAGTTGGTGATGGCCACGTCGTGGCAGtaattcatttcaagtga
- the LOC138880912 gene encoding uncharacterized protein, whose protein sequence is MVQTNDEFWIDIDDSVEDTQEEVNLFREHVIDIPKPIVQKDKASLSRPPPPYPQRLAMQNVEVLEQMLGYAKFMKDLVTNKRLMDFETIKVNHQVSVVVHSMNPKLEDPDAFSIPCTIGSAEFAKALCELGASINLMPYSIFKTMGIGQPRPISVRLQMADRTMKRPLRVIEYVLVHVYKFILSTDFVIVDCEVDYEVPIILGRPFLDTGKAFCDVEVGEFTFRVGDEKVVFHVCKSMWQLNSNEVSSFVDLVTDFIVDETSATINVGDMLEVFLLKFDGDEMNGLMECGSYNYAPWKLSLDLENRTTPPTKPSIEEPPILELKPLSPHLRYEFLGPFSTLSVIHSSCLTNVQVDSTLAVLQKRKKAIA, encoded by the exons ATGGTGCAAACTAATGATGAATTTTGGATTGACATTGATGATAGTGTGGAAGATACTCAAGAGGAGGTGAACCTATTTAGGGAACACGTTATTGACATACCAAAGCCGATAGTGCAAAAGGATAAGGCATCATTGTCTAGGCCTCcacctccataccctcaaagacttgccaTGCAAAATG ttgaagTTTTGGAACAAATGCTCGGTTATGCAAAATTTATGAAGGATCTTGTAACAAACAAGCGGTTAATGGATTTTGAAACCATCAAAGTCAATCATCAAGTGAGTGTAGTTGTTCATTCAATGAATCCTAAGTTGGAGGATCCCGATGCTTTCTCGATTCCTTGTACAATTGGAAGTGCTGagtttgctaaagctctttgtgaacttggggcaagtatcaatttgatgccctattcgatTTTCAAGACTATGGGAATTGGTCAACCAAGACCCATCTCtgtgagattgcaaatggccgacCGTACCATGAAGAGGCCTTTGAGAGTGATTGAATATGTTTTGGTTCATGTTTATAAATTCATTCTCTCGACAGATTTTGTCATTGTagattgtgaggttgattatgAAGTACCGATTATTCTTGGGAGACCTTTTCTTGATACGGGGAAGGCTTTTTGTGATGTTGAAGTCGGAGAATTTACCTTCcgggttggtgatgaaaaggtggtattccatgtgtgTAAGTCCATGTGGCAACTAAATAGCAATGAGGTGTCTTCTTTTGTAGATTTGGTGACCGATTTTATTGTTGATGAAACAAGCGCTACAATAAATGTTGGTGATATGTTGGAGGTCTTCTTGCTTAAATTTGATGGTGACGAGATGAATGGCCTTATGGAATGTGGGTCGTACAACTATGCACCCTGGAAATTGTCCctggatcttgaaaataggacaaCTCCTCCTACAAAGCCTTCTATTGAAGAGCCTCCTATATTAGAGTTGAAGCCATTATCTCCACATcttcggtatgaatttcttggtcccTTTTCTACTTTATCGGTTATTcattcctcttgtttgactaacgtgcaggtagattccacattggcggtgctacaaaagaggaaaAAGGCTATTGCGTGA